From one Rosa rugosa chromosome 4, drRosRugo1.1, whole genome shotgun sequence genomic stretch:
- the LOC133744191 gene encoding uncharacterized protein LOC133744191, which produces MGSSLVITPEDVLESLMNDDTIDALRLKISNQLKANEELKSTTIKMAEQSRELETQVLENASKSVWELILDNNGMGKEINQTVEWVFCKLSDHEPPLFPPQEDADDANVKDNAIEESGAEEEEGREVKIC; this is translated from the exons ATGGGTTCTTCTTTGGTGATAACCCCAGAAGATGTATTGGAGTCTCTAATGAACGACGACACCATTGACGCTCTCAGATTAAAGATCAGCAATCAGCTCAAAGCCAATGAAGAGCTGAAGAGCACGACAATCAAAATGGCAGAGCAAAGCCGA GAGCTTGAGACCCAAGTGCTGGAGAATGCCTCCAAGTCTGTTTGGGAGTTGATTTTGGATAACAATGGAATGGGAAAGGAAATCAATCAAACTGTTGAATGGGTGTTCTGCAAACTCAGCGACCACGAACCACCGCTCTTTCCTCCTCAAGAAGATGCCGATGATGCCAATGTTAAGGACAATGCCATAGAAGAGAGCGGTgcagaagaggaagagggaAGAGAAGTGAAGATATGTTGA